TCGTTTTTGGCTGATTTCAAGATCACTGTAACCGTTTCTTCTTTTGAAGTCGTGGTGTAACTGGTAGAGCAGAGCCTCTTCTTCGACGTCGTCAAAGTGAATTTTCTCAGAAAGGATCAAGGCTCCTCCGGGATTCAGCCCCTGATGGATTTTTTGAAGCAGGCACAGGCGATCTGCCAGGGGAATGAATTGCAACGTGAAGTTGAGGATCACGACGGAAGCGTTTTGGATGGGTGTTTCGCGCAGGTCCTGTTGGTGAAGCAGGATGGGGTTTGAAGGAGGGTTTGTCTGGATTTCCTTCTCGCAACGCTCAAGCATCGGGGCTGAGGTATCAATCGCGTGAACTTCGTAGGGAACATCGCTGCGCGCATTGGCAGCAATGAGACTGCCTGCCCCCAGTGAACAGCCCAGATCATAGATGCGGCTCTGCGGTTGAACCATGCGCGAGGCAATCACTCCGATCATGGCCAGTGTTGTCCGGTAGCCCGGAACGGAACGTGATATCATGTCTTGAAAAACGCGAGCGACTGAATCGTCAAAAGTGAAATTTTCGACCCAGTCGATGGGTTTGGCATAGATATCGTCGCGCATGACAGTGATGGGATGTTGGATGAACAGGTGGGCCAGTTTGCTGCTACAGCAGTATCAGGACTGGGCAGCGATCAGATCCGCATGCGCTGCCATCCAGACATTAAAGTGCAGGGGTTGGTCCGGCCAGGCGTCGAGTTTCACGCTTGCTCCCACGGATTTGGCAAACGCGAGTCCGGCTGCGATGTCCCAAAGCTTGATGCCTGTTTCGTAATAAACATCAAAATATCCGGTTGCGACATAGGTCATGGCAAGAGCTGCGGTTCCGATCATGCGCACTTTTTTGTAGCGCAGCAGGATTTGAATATAGCTGTCCATCGAATCCATATCCCGCTTCATAGAGTGGGGGAATCCGGTTGTGAGACATGCCTTGTCGAGTGAGGTTTCCCAGTTGGGTGTGTGAGGTGTTCCGTTGATAGCGAAGGGAAGTCCCTCTCCGCCCGTGAAAATCTCGTCTCGATTGAAATCATAGACCACTCCAAGCACAGCTTCGCTACCTCGCATCAGCCCGATACTCACGCAGCATTGCGGGTAGGCCCTCAGGTAGTTGTAAGTGCCATCAAGCGGGTCGACGACCCAGTAGTATTGCTCAGAATCCCAGAGGGTGCTGTCACCTCCCTGCTCCTCTCCAATGATCGGGAAAGGACTCGCACTGCCCAGATAATCGCGAATTTTGCGTTCAGACTCCAGGTCAGCCTGAAGTTTCACATCGTGAGCCTCCTCGACGTGAATGGATCGGTAGCCTTTGGCAACCTGCTTCAGGGGTTCAGCGGCGACTTTTGCTGCCTGGATGGCAATTTCGAGATTCGTTCGAGTATCGTGCATTTTCCACATCATTTGAAACAAGGATTGAAGGCTCAATCCCTAAAATCAATGAGATTCCCAGTTCATAAGGTTCATGAGAAAAATCTGAAATATTTGGAATAAAAAAACTCGTAAACTCGAATTCTTTTTATTAATCGTAGGAAAATAATCTAAAACGTTCGAAACACTTGAGCGTTCCTTTGAATTTCAGTCAAGCGGTTGACGAATCGATAAGGAGCAACTGGCGGGCAGTTACCAGTTGCTCCTTTTTTTTGCGAAAAAAAAGCAACCCTAGGGTTGCTTTGGCGAGAGGGTGAAACTCTCTGAAAACTGCGCAGTGGATCGATATCGGGTTACGGGGTATCTTCTGTTGGATCAGAATCCTCGGAATCAGGAACGCTTTACGCTGATGCGTTGGATTTCCTGGTTTTCAACAGGACGATCCCCTCGGCCGGTTGGAGTGGTTTCGATCTTTTTCACCACGTCCATTCCAGAAATGACCTCGCCAAAGATGGTATGGCGCATTTGCAGCCAAGGAGTCGGAGCACAGGTGATGAAGAATTGACTTCCGTTGGTGCAAGGTCCGGCATTGGCCATGGCAAGCAACCCGGCACGGTCAAATTTGCAGTCAACCGTGCATTCGTCCTCGAAGGGTTTCCCCCAGATGGATTTGCCGCCCATACCAGTTCCATCGGGATCTCCTCCCTGGATCATGAACTCCTGAATGACGCGGTGGAAGATCACACCATCATAGTAGCCCTTTTCAGCATGTGTGGTGAAATTTTCACAGGCCTTGGGGGCGACTTCAGGGAACAGGTTGATTTCAATGTCTCCCTGATTGGTGTGCAAAATGACGGATAATTGACTCATGGGCTTTACTTCAACAATCCATATCGGGATTGCAACCTTTGAGCATTGCAAAGCGACTGAAAGCTCAAAATTTCAGCCTGTGGATTTTCATAAAAACATCATTTACAAGGATTCAAAACTTTCCTAGCGTTGAGGTTTCAGCATGCTATGCGTGCATTGCAAATGCTGAGAGCATTGGGGGGCTGTAGCTCAGTTGGAAGAGCGCTTGAATGGCATTCAAGAGGTCGACGGTTCGATCCCGTTCAGCTCCACCATCCTTCGCTCCTGCTGGAGCTTCGGATGGTGTACCCTCGATTCTGTTGAGCTTCCAAATTCGTGGATGAGAATGAGATGCGAAGGATGGTGGAGCCGCTCGAAGCCCGAAGGGCGAAGTGGGGCGTTTGGAAGTCGGATTTACGCGTATGGCTTCGCTCCTGTCGGAGCTTCGGATGGTGTACCCTCGATTCTGTTGAGCTTCCAACTTCGTGGATGAGAATAACACGCGAAGGATGGTGGAGCCGCTCGAAGGGCGAAGTGGGGCGTTTGGAAGCGTTCAGGCTCTGGGCAGCCGGATTGTGAAGGTGGTGCCCACTCCACATTGACTCTCGCAGGAAATCGTGCCCTGCATGGCGTCGACCAGTGCCTTGACGATTGAGAGGCCGATGCCAATGGAGGATTCTCCTGCTGTGGGCTGCGTGGAAATTTTTGCGTGTGGTTCAAAGATTCGCTGCACTTCCTGGTCACTGATTCCGGGACCCTGGTCTGTGACTTTGACCTCAAGATAATCGGATTGATCCTCAAGCTTCAGCAGAATTTCCCTGCCAGCTTCGCTGTATTTGATGCTGTTGCTGATGAGGTTGTTCAACACCTGAATGAAGGTCTCCCGATTTCCTATTGCGAGTGCACTGTCCGCTTCGGTGCAGTTTTGCAGATGCAGCTTTTGCTGTTTCAGCCGGGAGGGCGTGAGATTTTCCCGCAATGCATCACCGCAGGCATCAACGAGGTCGAACGGGGCTATCGAAAGTTGAAGATTCCCAGATTGAATACGCTCGGAGTTCAGTAGGTTGTTGAGGATTTCCATGGCGCGATTGCAGCTGGCTTCGATCATGTCCACCATTTCCATGGTGCCCTCTGACTGACGGATTTCGTCACGCTCGCGCAGCAAGCTGGAGGTGCTGAGCACTCCATGCATGGGGTTGCGCAGGTCATGAGATACGATAGCAATCAGTTGATCTTTTTGGCGATGCAGTTTTTGCAGGTCGTCGTGGTTACGCTTCAGTTCATCGTTGAGTGAATGCAGTAACCGATTTGAGCGGGCCTGGGTTTGATAGCGCAGGATAAGCAGAATGAAGAGAAAAAGTCCGACCAAAATGGTCACAATCAGGTAATAGCGAAGCGTTCGTTCCTGATCCAATTGCGTCTCACTCATGGCACGCTGGAGTTCCTTGTGTTGGAGTTCCAGGGATTGCCGTTCCTGTTCGGACTCAAGATGCTGGATGCGCAACTGCTGTTGTTCTGCATCAAACGAAGCTCTCAGCTCCTGCAGGCGTTCCTGGTTGGATTGACTGACCATCTGCTCGCGTGCGGCACTATGCTGCATCGCGTAGTCGTAGGCTTGTTCGAAGCGCCCTGCTTTTGCAAAATGATCGGCAATATAACCGAGCACCTCGATTTCCTGCAAATGCAAGCCGTTGGAACGAAACTGCTCCAACGCCTGGTCAAAATATGAAAAAGCCTTGTCGAAGTCACCACTCCCTGCATGGGCTTTGCCGAGATTGGCCAGTGCGACTCCAATGGCTGAGGGATCCTGGATCTCCGTGGCGATTTGCATTCCAATTCTTGCGTTTGCAAGTGCCTCCTCCCACTCCTCAAGTCGAATGTTCAAATCACAGAGATTGAGATATACCCCGACTAAGAGGGAATCCATCCCTGCGTTCGACCCCGTTTGCAGTGCTGCAAGATACATGGCACGCTCGCGCTCCACATCACCCTGAATGCCATAGATGGATGCGAGATTGATGCCGATGACCATGCGCATCTGGGCATCATCGGAGTCCTTGATTTGCTCATAGCAGGATTCGAGATAAGCGAGCGCATCGTCAAAGCGGCCAATCTGCAGGTAGATGTTCCCCAGATTGGCCTGCAATTTCACCAAGGAAGTAGTATCACCGAGCTGAGTGAGCAAATCGATGGCTGCTGTGTAGTGATTGATCGCTGTTTCCAGGTTGCCCTGAATGAAACCAACGTTGCCGAGCAAATTGTGAGCGGAGGCCATTTGGCGGACATCATCGATGCGTTTGGCGATGTTCAGGCCTGATTGGGCAGCAGAGGCGGCATCCTGATGATTTCCCAAGCGAAATTGAATCAAGCCCTTGAGAACCAATGCCTTGCATTTTTGGATATCGGTAAGGTCATGGGCCAGGCACTTTTCGGTCAGCTCCAGTGCTTGTTTAAAATCCCCTGCAAACAGAAGGGCTTTCCCGGCAGCGAGTAAGGTATGAATTTCCGCCTCAGTGGAAGGGTATTGCCAGTTCTCTGCAAGAAATGGGTCGAGAATCGCAAGGGCCTCGGATGGATTTTTATCTGCAAGCTGTTCGGCGTGATCCAGTACCTCCAAGTCCTGAGCGGCGGCCAGGGCAGCGCAAAGGGTCAACAGTAGACTGAAAGCGTTCCTGATGGAACAAATGGGTCGGGTAAATGCCATCCGGGAGATCTGATGCATTCCGAAAAGAAGTACACGATCATGGTCATTGCAACCTAGATTTGTGGGCGAAAGCGGAATTCTTTTTCAATGAAAGTGGTGCATGTTGAGGTGAAAACAGAAAGCATTGCTTTTGGATTGGGTTCACCCATACTCATGCGGGTATGAAGCAGCGAGATGAAGGAAGCGCGCGAATGAGTGACGAAGTCTCGGAGAGTGAAGCCAGCCAGCTCATCGAATGTTTCAAACATGATGCTCCCGCCATTCTTGCATTGCTGGAGCGGCAACTGAGCGTATTGCATACGCGTGGCCAGTTGGTCATCGGTTTTGGGTCGATTGTCATCACAACCACAGGTTTTTCGGGTCGAATGATAGCGGGAACTCATGCCACAGCACAAGTTTCCATCATTGTTGGACTCGTGCTTGTGCTTCTGTCTTGTATCTGGACGTTTCTCAAAGTGATGCGTGTCGAATGGGTCGTGAGTACCAGCCTTCAGTCGGATCTCTATCAAACGGTTCAGACGATTCTTCACTACCGCGATTCAAAAACCCGTGCTTACCGGATCGGGGGATACGGTGTTTTTGTTGGATTTGCGATCTACGTGGTGGCGATTGCAATCATGTTGCTAAACCCAGAACCCCTGACTGTCCCAGTGCGATAGCAGGGTGGGATACAGTTGTTTGTGTGAGAGCGTAAAGTAGCATTACCCGACATCATGTCATGGGCGATGTCGCGACACTGTTGCTCAATCGTAGTGGTAGCATCGATTGTTGCGCTGACCGAAAATACGGGCGGGCAACAGCATCAGGCTCCGAAACAACTCGAATAAGCCTTCAAAGACAATACCGACTACGCGAAACGGCAGGAGCATAAGCCAGATCAGGGGATAGAGCAGCAGTGCCAGTATTGCGACTGGCCACGCCAGCAAAAAGAGCAGGATCCAAAGCAGAAAATTGGTCATGGTTGAGATGTTGATTGAAGTGTTGCGAAATGTGTTGCGCTTTTTATTGCAAGGAACATGCCAGAAAAATTACGGATCGGGAGATTGTGTTGATTCCGGGCGAAAGCGGGATTTCTCCTGTTCGGATTATTAGGATTTCTGCGGTTTTGAAAGAAAATCGGGTCAAGGAATTTATGGGCAAATGCAGTTCCGATGCTGAAAGCGGGCCGAGGGGTTTGGTTATTTTGACGAAGATGCGGCGAAAAACACCAAGCCAGGTTGTTTTTATCGGTAGATGCCTCGCTGAGAATGCTTGTTGCCCGCAGATCAATGTTGTGAAGCCCGCTGCAAACGTGCCATGAAAAAACCCTGTCCACCCTGCGAATCGGGCAGCAGTGTTTGAGCTTGCTGCAGGTGGAAGTCTGGGAATGAGTTAAGGAAACTCGAAATTTGTTCGGTATTTTCCTCGTTGAGCAAGCTGCAGGTTGCATAGACCAGCGTTCCGCCGGGTTTCACGACCCAGGCGTGTCGGCGCAGCAGTTCGGCTTGTTCGTTTTGCAACTGATCGAGACGCTGTTGGGTAAGCGTGAATTTGATTTCGGGATGTCGACCGAGCGTTCCGGTGCCACTACAAGGTGCATCGATCAACACCAGATCAAACGAATCCCGCAAACGTTTCAGAGTTTTGGTCGACGTCTTCAGGCGGCTTTGCAGGCAGTGTACGCCAGCTCTTCGGGCACGCTCCTGCAGACGCTCAAGTTTCTGAGCAACAATATCCATCGCAATGATCTGTCCCCGATTTTGCATGAGTGCGGCGAGGTGCAGGCTTTTCCCCCCGGCACCTGCGCACCCGTCGAGCACGCGTTGACCCGGTTTCACCTGACAAAACGGGGCGACTTGTTGGGAGTGTTGATCCTGAATTTCGAACCACCCATTGCGAAACGCTTCGGTGTGATGGAGGTGAGTTTCACCCCTCATGCTGAGGGTTTCGGGACCCAGTTTTTGAACTGAGAATCCATTTGATTGCAGCGATTGCATCACGGCAGTTGGGGTGCTTTTGAGCGTATTGACGCGCAGCGTCGGGGGTTGGTGCTGGTTGAGTGCAGCCAGAATGGTCTTGAGTTCGTTCCCATGGGATGCCTGAAGGCGATCCCACAGAAAGGGTGAAAGGCTGTAAAAACGGGGAGGGTCGAGTTGTGCCTGGGCGAGGCGTTGTGTCCATCTGACGGGCCAGGATGCGGGGTCTTTGAGACAGGCATCGAGATCGGGCTTGAAGTCTGTAGTCACCTTTAGCAGGACATCGGCCAGGCTGGCATCCAGAGCAGGTTTTTGTTCTGCCAGAAAACACAGCAAATACCAATGCCGGAGCAGTGCTTTGGCGATAGGGAAGGTGGCAAGGATACGTGATCGGTGCTCCGGTGGTGCCTCAGCCATGAGCAGGGTGTGTGCGCCTTCAACGGTGGCAGATTGTGTAAAAACGGCGTGCAGCAGGGCTTGCAGCGAAGAAAGGTCATAGGAATCTGGGTCGATCGGGTGCACGCCTGAAATTTGTAACTCCGCATTCGCTGAGGCAACTCTGCATTCAGAAATACCCTCGATTCTGAACAGAACTCCGCATGCGCGGTTGTGCAGAAGGGACGCTTAGGACAGTTCGGATTGATCGCGATGCTGCCGGACGTTGCATGCATCGATTCCCATTGATATGCGGTTGCACTGTGCCCGGATTTGGGTGATGAATGCAGCATGTTGAGTGGTCAGGGATTGGGGAAAAAGGGGTTGAGCCATGTGCAGGAGAAATTCATGGAAGTTCCCGAAGACTGGGAAGCGTTGACGCCAATGCAGCGACTCGATCTGCTGGAGCGGGTTCGCAGTGCGTTTGACAGGCTTTCGAATCGGGAGATCTGGTTGCAGGCACTTGAGCAGCGTGTTCTTGCTTCGATGCACGCTCTACCGATTGCGGAGGCAAAACTTGTTTTCCGAGTGCTGGAGCACCTGGAGTCGGTCCGCCCGGAACTCGAATCAAGGCTGATACTGCAATTGCATGCCCCATTGGCATTGCTGGGACAGAAACTGGGAGTCCTGGGAGCTTGCGGCGGTGATCGATCCCTGAAGGCGCTGGAGGAACTGCGCAGCTCGGAGCTCTGGACGGAATGCTCATCGTTTGTACAAAAACAATGGCATAAGGCCATGGGGCGATTGCGCCGACGCCTCGCTTCTCCATCGGTCCTGGAGTTGGACAAATTGCCCTGGAATCGGAAAGTGCGCTGGGTGTTGCAATGCATTCCCGGCATGGAAGCGATGTTGGCCGACGAGATTGCTGAAAAACTGCCCTCAGAACTCATCGTGCAGCCATGGGAAACGATGAGCGGTGAGGTGTGGGTTCAGCCAGTTCGGCATGCCTTCACACTGCATTCGCTGTTGCAGTTGCGACTGTTTTCCGAAGCCCGCATGGTGCTCGTTCCACTGCTTGTCGGATTGCCGAAAGCGATGGAACCCATGCTAGAGGAAGTGGCGCAAGCATTGTCGGACAGTGCTCTTGCCAGTATCCCTGCAGCCTGCACCCAAGGACCGATACGGTTTGCGGTGCGAACTTCGGGCAAACAGCGTCCATCGGGGGCACAGCTGGCGAAGGCAGCGCGGAAGCTGGAGAAGTGCTTGAATGATTCGTCACTTGGGGAGAGGCAATGGATCAACGATCCTCGGGATGAGAATTGGGTGTTTCAACTGCATTGGACGGCAGCCGATCAATTGCTTCTGGGCTTGCAGATATCGGCAAAAGACTGGGACCTGCGGTTTGCCTATCGCATCGCGGACCTGCCGGCGGCTTCGCATCCGGTCGTTGCGGCACTCCTTGCGCGTGAAGCGTTGCCATTACTGTCGCAACGAGCTGAAGTGCTCGACCCATTTTGCGGATCTGCACTTGAACTCATCGAGTTGGGCCGTGCGCGTCCGGATCTTCGGCTCCGGGCGGGAGATGTGAGTGCGGATGCCCTGCGCATCGCGGCAATGCTTGCGGAGCGTGCACAGGTCACCCTTGAATCCATGGAGTGCAAGGATGTGCTGCAGTGGTCCCGTCAACAGGATCTGGATGCGGTTGTTACGAATCCTCCATTTGGGCGACGCGCAAAAAGTGCAGATATTGTTGAGTTATTGCAGTTATTTCTCAAAGCGATTCCGGGTTGGCTGAAACCTGGGGGAGTGCTGGTTTGGATTTCACCTCAGCCACGCCGAACAGCGGCAACATTGACGGAAGTCGGCATGCATCTCCTGATGCGACAAGCCATGGACCTGGGTGGTATTCGGGTCGAATTGCAGGTGGCGCAGAAGCGATAATCGTGAACTCAATGTTCGTGGATGAGCACTTGTGCCCAATGCAAGGCGGGTGGGAAAGGAGAGGGAAAGGTTCCTGTCAATAGGGGTGACCCAAGATTGAATTGCAACGCTAAGGAACATGGACAGAATGCGGGTATGGCCATCTTGAAAGGGTATCCCCGCATCTGCCAGCTGTTCTTGTGTTGTGTCTTTGTGAGTGCTGGAGCATTCGCGCAGGACTTGAATGAGCAGGATCGGCAGCGCATCCAAGAACTGACGTGGCAGGATCATCAAGCCATGCTGCGCATGCTCGGAATCGAGTCATTGCGACCGGGTCCATCGGGAGATCCCGATGCCCCGAATGCGGCAAATCAAAATGAACGCATGGCAGGGCCGTTTTCGGAGCTGCCGGACCCCCTTCGCTTTGACGATGGGCAGGTGGTGGATTCGCCTGCTGCATGGCGAGCAAGACGTGCTGAAATTGCTGAACATTTCGACCGTGAAGTCTATGGCAGAGTACCGGATGAAATTCCGGCGGTGACTTGGAAACTTGTGGGTACGGAGGACCGGACTCATGGGTCGGTGGCTGCCACCCAATTTCAATACACTGGTCAGATAGCATCTCCATCGGCTTCGGTGCCGGTGGATGCTGTGCTGGATCTGACATTGACCTTGCCAGTTGGCGAGAGTGAACAAGTTCCGGTGATACTCGCCTTCACATGGAGTGAGGCAATTCGGCAACGGTTCCCTGAACCCGAACCGGGATGGAAAGAGCAGGTTTTGGCCATGGGGTGGGGATGTGCGGAACTGATGCCGACAGAGCTTCAGGCTGATCATGGCGCAGGGTTGCAAGAGGGCGTCATTGGATTGCTCAACCAGGGAGAACGGCGGGATGCCGACGACTGGGGAGCACTCAGGGCATGGGCTTGGGGAGCCAGTCGGGTGCTGGATCTGATGGAAACCCTGCCTGCAATTGATGCGAAGCGGGTGGGAATTGAAGGACTTTCGCGATACGGAAAAGCGGCACTGGTGACGATGGCCTATGATGAACGCTTTGCAATTGCGTTGGTAGGATCGTCGGGCGCAGGAGGCGCCAAAATCCTGCGGCGTATTTTTGGGGAGCAAGTGGAGAACCTGGCATCAAGTTATGCGTATCACTGGTTTGCCCCGAATTTCATTCGGTACGCGGGACCCCTCTCTGTGGATGACCTTCCGGTCGATGCTCATCAGCTGATCGCGATGTGTGCGCCGCGCCCGGTTTTCATCAGCGTGGGTTCCCCTGACGTGGAGGGACAGTGGATTGACGCGCGCGGCATGTTTCTGGCTGCGGTGGAAGCGAGTCCGGTCTATGAATTCCTGGGTGCCCGAGGCTTGGAGACCGATGAGTTTCCCCTTCTGGGAACGGGCCTGCTCGACGGGGAATTGGCCTTCCGACAGCATGAAGGAGGACACACCGTTTACCCCAACTGGCCCTACTTTCTGGACTAGGCGAAGCGGTATTTTGAATCAGAAGCTTCTAATTGACCCACTGGAACCTGTTCTTTAGGGTGCATATTCCCTCGGAGTAATTTCAAGGCACAGCTTATTTTCCGTCATGCATTATCGAAAATTTGGACCTGAACGCATCAATGTATCTGAAGTCGGACTCGGCTGCTGGCAGCTTGGAGGGGATTGGACTCAGGTCAGTGACGATCAGGCCAATGACATCCTGAAAAACGCATTGGAGCAGGGTATCACCTTTTTTGACACTGCGGATGTGTATGGAGGAGGACGCAGTGAAACGCTGATCGGTGATTTTCTGAAGCAACACCGGACTGAGGTTTTTGTGGCGACAAAGGCTGGCCGCATGTCCATGTTTCCCGATCAATATTCTCGGGATGGGCTGCGCGAGTGCATAGAGGCATCCCTCCGCCGACTGCAGCGACCTGCACTCGATTTGCTACAACTGCACTGCATCCCATTCGAAGTCATGAAACAGGGCGATGTATGGGAGTGGCTTGAGGCGTTTCGCGAACAGGGCTTGATACGGCAATATGGAGCAAGTGTGGAAACCATGGAGGAGGCAGAGTGGTGCCTGGACCATGTGGAACGACTCGCTTCCCTGCAGATCATTTTCAATATTTTTCGACAGAAACCTCTGCAATCCGTCTTGGACAAGGCGGCCCATCAGCAGGTGGGGATTTTAGCAAGGCTGCCATTGGCCAGTGGCTTGCTCAGTGGGAAAATGAAACGGGAAACAAAGTTTGATCCTACGGATCATCGACACTATAATGCGGATGGTGCGGCATTTAACGTGGGCGAAACATTTGCGGGGTTGCCATTTGAAAAAGGAGTGGAGCTGGCTGCGGCCCTGGATGCTTACCGCGAACCGACGCTTCCGATGGCGATGTGGGCATTGCGGTGGATTTTGGATCACGCTGCGGTATCTGTCGTGATTCCCGGTGCATCGCGTGCAAAGCAGGTGGTATCCAATGCGATGGCTTCCTCTCTCCTGCCCTTGTCTGATGAGACTCATCGGGACTTGAGGGCATTTTATCAGGATCAGGTGCATGAGCACATTCGGGGTCCGTATTGAGGCGACGAATGTCAAAACAGATTGTGAGGGGGAACCGCCGTTATGCAGGATGCTGAACTCCATCACATGCTAAAGAGCATGGGACCTTACGGTTGAACTGAAAACTGAGTTTCTGCCGTGTGGCCCTACCAATTGGCCTCGGAATCGGTGGATTCAGAGTCGCCGGAAGTGGTGTTGAGTTCGGAGAGAGTGATTCGCTTCTCCGAGTGCTCAAGTGCATCGAGCAACAGCAGTGCTTCCTGCAGACTCAGCCGATCCGTGGATGGGGTGCCTGGGGAGGATTCCCGTGTTTTGGGAGCATCGGGCATCTTTGCCTGATCGGGGTCAGACCCCGATGCAGGTGGTTCCCGGTCGGACTCGGGGGCATCGGATTCGTCGCCGGACTGGGGGTTGGTCTCTGGGTCGGAGGGATCGGGTTCCGGTTGCGACTCCTCGGGAGAGGAGGATGGATTCTCCTGCTCTTGAGCTTGCAGCTCGGCAGCCAGTTTGTTGCGAAGCTCTCTACACCGCATCAGGTTTACCCGTCCTGCTTCTTTGTTGGGGTCGAGTTCGACGGTGTTCTCAAAAGCGACCACAGCCTGGTCGAGATAGTCCAGCATGCGAACCGTGTCGTCGGATGCGTAAAGTTTGCTCTGCTCGAAGAGAGTCACTCCGATATTGAACTCTGCCAAAGCCTGGAAATCCGGATCTTCGATGCTGAGTTGCACGGCCCGGTCGAAAGCCCGCAGGGCACTTTGGAACCGAAAGGAGTGGAAGTAGGCAATACCGAGGTTGTACTGAAAATCAGCTCGAGCTGGTTCGGTACTCAGCATGGCTTCGTAGGCAATGATGGCAGATTCGTATTCGCCAGCCAACAGGGATTGGTAGGCGTCTTCTGCAGAAGTGCGAATCGTAGCTGTAGCGATATTTGAAAGCGTCAGCAGCATGCAAAGCATGTAAGAAATGCGTAGCGATTTCATCAGTGAATGGCGGTTTTCAAAAAAGGATGGGTGATGTTGGTTCGGGAGCGAAATCAGTGTGAGCGGGAAGCGGATGCTGTGTTTTCGTTGCGTCGTGTGCCGATCGAAAATTCCAGACACAAGAGCAAAAAAGCTGCAAGCAGAGGGACCTGGTAATAGTCAACGGGGATTCTGCGCTCTTCAATTTCGGCGTCACTTGGCTGTTCGGCTTGGGGAAACAGCCAGTTGTCGAGGTGGCGTATGGAGTAGTTTTCGGATTGAAAATGAAGGGAATCCCCTCGGAGTTGGGATGCGATGCGCTGAAGCAGCTCCGGGTTTGCGCGCGAGAAAACAACATTGCCGCGATTGTCAAAGAAGTAGGGT
The DNA window shown above is from Puniceicoccaceae bacterium and carries:
- a CDS encoding peptidylprolyl isomerase; this translates as MSQLSVILHTNQGDIEINLFPEVAPKACENFTTHAEKGYYDGVIFHRVIQEFMIQGGDPDGTGMGGKSIWGKPFEDECTVDCKFDRAGLLAMANAGPCTNGSQFFITCAPTPWLQMRHTIFGEVISGMDVVKKIETTPTGRGDRPVENQEIQRISVKRS
- a CDS encoding RsmB/NOP family class I SAM-dependent RNA methyltransferase, which encodes MHPIDPDSYDLSSLQALLHAVFTQSATVEGAHTLLMAEAPPEHRSRILATFPIAKALLRHWYLLCFLAEQKPALDASLADVLLKVTTDFKPDLDACLKDPASWPVRWTQRLAQAQLDPPRFYSLSPFLWDRLQASHGNELKTILAALNQHQPPTLRVNTLKSTPTAVMQSLQSNGFSVQKLGPETLSMRGETHLHHTEAFRNGWFEIQDQHSQQVAPFCQVKPGQRVLDGCAGAGGKSLHLAALMQNRGQIIAMDIVAQKLERLQERARRAGVHCLQSRLKTSTKTLKRLRDSFDLVLIDAPCSGTGTLGRHPEIKFTLTQQRLDQLQNEQAELLRRHAWVVKPGGTLVYATCSLLNEENTEQISSFLNSFPDFHLQQAQTLLPDSQGGQGFFMARLQRASQH
- the cmoA gene encoding carboxy-S-adenosyl-L-methionine synthase CmoA, giving the protein MRDDIYAKPIDWVENFTFDDSVARVFQDMISRSVPGYRTTLAMIGVIASRMVQPQSRIYDLGCSLGAGSLIAANARSDVPYEVHAIDTSAPMLERCEKEIQTNPPSNPILLHQQDLRETPIQNASVVILNFTLQFIPLADRLCLLQKIHQGLNPGGALILSEKIHFDDVEEEALLYQLHHDFKRRNGYSDLEISQKRTALENTLITESLPTHKERLHQAGFDRICTWFQCFNFTSLIAVKA
- a CDS encoding inositol monophosphatase family protein; this translates as MHDTRTNLEIAIQAAKVAAEPLKQVAKGYRSIHVEEAHDVKLQADLESERKIRDYLGSASPFPIIGEEQGGDSTLWDSEQYYWVVDPLDGTYNYLRAYPQCCVSIGLMRGSEAVLGVVYDFNRDEIFTGGEGLPFAINGTPHTPNWETSLDKACLTTGFPHSMKRDMDSMDSYIQILLRYKKVRMIGTAALAMTYVATGYFDVYYETGIKLWDIAAGLAFAKSVGASVKLDAWPDQPLHFNVWMAAHADLIAAQS
- a CDS encoding tetratricopeptide repeat protein, with the protein product MAFTRPICSIRNAFSLLLTLCAALAAAQDLEVLDHAEQLADKNPSEALAILDPFLAENWQYPSTEAEIHTLLAAGKALLFAGDFKQALELTEKCLAHDLTDIQKCKALVLKGLIQFRLGNHQDAASAAQSGLNIAKRIDDVRQMASAHNLLGNVGFIQGNLETAINHYTAAIDLLTQLGDTTSLVKLQANLGNIYLQIGRFDDALAYLESCYEQIKDSDDAQMRMVIGINLASIYGIQGDVERERAMYLAALQTGSNAGMDSLLVGVYLNLCDLNIRLEEWEEALANARIGMQIATEIQDPSAIGVALANLGKAHAGSGDFDKAFSYFDQALEQFRSNGLHLQEIEVLGYIADHFAKAGRFEQAYDYAMQHSAAREQMVSQSNQERLQELRASFDAEQQQLRIQHLESEQERQSLELQHKELQRAMSETQLDQERTLRYYLIVTILVGLFLFILLILRYQTQARSNRLLHSLNDELKRNHDDLQKLHRQKDQLIAIVSHDLRNPMHGVLSTSSLLRERDEIRQSEGTMEMVDMIEASCNRAMEILNNLLNSERIQSGNLQLSIAPFDLVDACGDALRENLTPSRLKQQKLHLQNCTEADSALAIGNRETFIQVLNNLISNSIKYSEAGREILLKLEDQSDYLEVKVTDQGPGISDQEVQRIFEPHAKISTQPTAGESSIGIGLSIVKALVDAMQGTISCESQCGVGTTFTIRLPRA
- a CDS encoding methyltransferase; the protein is MLSGQGLGKKGLSHVQEKFMEVPEDWEALTPMQRLDLLERVRSAFDRLSNREIWLQALEQRVLASMHALPIAEAKLVFRVLEHLESVRPELESRLILQLHAPLALLGQKLGVLGACGGDRSLKALEELRSSELWTECSSFVQKQWHKAMGRLRRRLASPSVLELDKLPWNRKVRWVLQCIPGMEAMLADEIAEKLPSELIVQPWETMSGEVWVQPVRHAFTLHSLLQLRLFSEARMVLVPLLVGLPKAMEPMLEEVAQALSDSALASIPAACTQGPIRFAVRTSGKQRPSGAQLAKAARKLEKCLNDSSLGERQWINDPRDENWVFQLHWTAADQLLLGLQISAKDWDLRFAYRIADLPAASHPVVAALLAREALPLLSQRAEVLDPFCGSALELIELGRARPDLRLRAGDVSADALRIAAMLAERAQVTLESMECKDVLQWSRQQDLDAVVTNPPFGRRAKSADIVELLQLFLKAIPGWLKPGGVLVWISPQPRRTAATLTEVGMHLLMRQAMDLGGIRVELQVAQKR